From Rhodopseudomonas palustris:
AAAGGGATAACCACCCAAACGGATTTTCCCACCCTCCCCACCTTCGGGCTCAAAGGACTCCTTTCCCATGGCGCGCGACAAGATTGCTTTGATTGGCTCCGGCCAGATCGGCGGAACGCTGGCTCACATGATCGGGCTGAAAGAGCTCGGCGATGTGGTGCTGTTCGATATCGCCGAGGGCGTGCCGCAGGGTAAGGCGCTCGACATCGCGGAATCCTCGCCGGTCGACGGCTTCGACGCGAATTTCACCGGCGCCAATTCCTACGAGGCGATCGAGGGCGCCAGCGTCGTGATCGTCACCGCCGGCGTGCCGCGCAAGCCCGGCATGAGCCGCGACGACCTCCTCAGCATCAATCTCAAGGTGATGGAGCAGGTCGGCGCCGGCATCAAGAAATACGCCCCCGACGCGTTCGTCATCTGCATCACCAACCCGCTCGACGCGATGGTCTGGGCACTGCAGAAGGCCTCCGGCATGCCGGCCAAGAAGGTGGTCGGCATGGCGGGCGTGCTGGACTCGGCGCGCTTCCGTTACTTCCTGGCCGACGAATTCAACGTCTCGGTCGAGGACGTCACCGCCTTCGTGCTCGGCGGCCACGGCGACACCATGGTGCCGCTGGTGAAGTACTCGACGGTGGCGGGCATTCCGCTGCCGGACCTGGTGAAGATGGGCTGGACCTCGCAGGCCCGTCTCGACGAAATCGTCGACCGCACCCGCAACGGCGGCGCCGAGATCGTCAACCTGCTGAAGACCGGCTCGGCGTTCTACGCCCCGGCCGCCTCGGCGATCGCGATGGCCGAGAGCTATCTGCGCGACAAGAAGCGTGTGCTGCCGGTCGCCGCCTATCTGAACGGCGAATACGGCGTCAAGGACATGTATGTCGGCGTTCCGGTGGTGATCGGCTCCAAGGGCGTCGAGCGCATCGTCGAGATCGAAATGGCCGGCAAGGACCGCGAAGCGTTCGACAAATCGGTCGGCGCCGTGCAGGGCCTGGTCGACGCCTGCAAGAAGATCGCGCCCGATCTGCTCGGGCGCTGAGTTTGAAACGGCCGGGGTGCGCCGCCGCCCGCCAAGGCGCGGCGCGCACCCCGGTTCAACGGGCTGGAAACGATCTGCC
This genomic window contains:
- the mdh gene encoding malate dehydrogenase, yielding MARDKIALIGSGQIGGTLAHMIGLKELGDVVLFDIAEGVPQGKALDIAESSPVDGFDANFTGANSYEAIEGASVVIVTAGVPRKPGMSRDDLLSINLKVMEQVGAGIKKYAPDAFVICITNPLDAMVWALQKASGMPAKKVVGMAGVLDSARFRYFLADEFNVSVEDVTAFVLGGHGDTMVPLVKYSTVAGIPLPDLVKMGWTSQARLDEIVDRTRNGGAEIVNLLKTGSAFYAPAASAIAMAESYLRDKKRVLPVAAYLNGEYGVKDMYVGVPVVIGSKGVERIVEIEMAGKDREAFDKSVGAVQGLVDACKKIAPDLLGR